A genomic segment from Leptolyngbya boryana PCC 6306 encodes:
- a CDS encoding CHAT domain-containing protein, whose protein sequence is MKKQYVLILCLSCFLALMLQYPGFAQLATAQSLNETGRQQFEQGQPELALESWQKAEQAYRDRKDQTGILGSQLNQAKALEALGFYRRAQQLLERLMSTQQPDSTLKANQFLTFGKNLRLIGDFAGSQQALKKSLEIAQKVQANSDIQAALLQLGNTAIAQQQFEPALNLLQQATTYEGDLQHAAQLQQVRVLQKLDRATEAATIIKTLQTQLTALPATQQTLYEKIELASIASETLNSAQLLAATIQDARQLKNKRVESYALGTLAHLYEQSKQWSEAAQLTEQALRLAKQLNIPEIAYQWQWQLGRILKAQGKVQPAEIAYADAIDSLKTLRRDIAAIDQSIQFSFREQIEPVYREFVDLLLVEQTPPENLRKARQAIESLQLAELNNFFREACLNASTQPIESIDSTAAVIYPIILPNRLEVIISLPNQPLKHFATMRSQSEIEDIIFKMRQSLRPTSFDQERLPLAQTLYSWLIQPTQADLEKAQIKTIAFVLDGSLRNIPMAALHNGQRYLIEDYRIAVTPSLQLFASPEPKNTQALIAGLSKPVQDEDPLPGVQQEVEQIRSMLPSKVLLNETFTTRSFKTTTEDSPFSIVHLATHGQFSSNPDDTFLLTWDGRINLEELRTILNNRELEQSTSIDLLILSACQTAQGDRRSAIGLAGVAVRSGASSTLASLWTVNDTSTTSFMIEFYKSFLSTEKPSKAEAVRQAQLKLLQRAEFRHPYYWASFVLVGRWI, encoded by the coding sequence GTGAAAAAACAGTATGTTTTAATTCTGTGCCTGAGTTGTTTTCTAGCACTGATGTTGCAATATCCAGGATTCGCACAACTCGCGACAGCTCAATCTTTGAATGAAACAGGACGACAACAATTTGAGCAGGGACAACCTGAACTCGCCTTGGAAAGCTGGCAAAAAGCGGAACAAGCTTATCGCGATCGCAAAGATCAGACCGGAATTCTCGGTTCTCAACTCAATCAGGCTAAAGCACTTGAAGCTTTAGGATTCTACCGTCGTGCTCAACAGCTTTTAGAACGCTTAATGTCCACTCAGCAACCTGATTCCACCCTAAAAGCCAATCAATTTCTAACATTTGGCAAGAATCTACGACTGATCGGAGACTTTGCAGGCTCTCAACAAGCTTTAAAGAAAAGTTTAGAGATTGCTCAGAAGGTTCAGGCAAATTCTGACATTCAAGCAGCGCTTTTACAATTGGGCAATACTGCGATCGCACAACAACAATTTGAACCTGCACTGAACTTACTGCAGCAAGCTACTACTTACGAAGGTGACTTACAACATGCAGCACAACTTCAACAAGTTAGAGTTCTCCAAAAGCTCGATCGCGCAACTGAAGCCGCAACTATCATCAAAACATTGCAAACTCAACTTACAGCTCTCCCTGCCACTCAGCAAACCCTCTATGAAAAGATTGAGCTTGCCTCGATCGCATCAGAAACACTGAATTCAGCACAGCTACTAGCTGCGACCATTCAAGATGCCAGACAGCTTAAAAACAAACGAGTTGAATCTTATGCGCTCGGAACTTTAGCACACTTATATGAACAATCGAAACAATGGTCAGAAGCCGCTCAACTGACTGAGCAAGCTTTAAGATTAGCAAAACAGTTAAACATTCCAGAAATTGCGTACCAATGGCAGTGGCAACTCGGCAGAATTCTCAAAGCACAGGGCAAAGTCCAACCTGCTGAGATTGCTTATGCAGATGCAATCGATTCGCTCAAAACTCTACGTCGAGACATTGCCGCCATTGATCAATCGATTCAATTCTCATTTCGCGAACAAATCGAACCCGTCTACCGCGAATTCGTCGATCTGCTTCTCGTCGAGCAAACGCCTCCCGAGAACCTGAGAAAAGCTCGTCAAGCCATTGAATCCTTACAATTAGCAGAACTTAACAATTTCTTCCGAGAGGCTTGCTTAAATGCCTCAACACAGCCGATCGAATCGATTGATTCAACGGCTGCCGTCATCTATCCAATCATTCTTCCGAATCGACTAGAAGTTATTATTTCGCTCCCGAATCAACCTCTGAAGCACTTTGCCACCATGCGATCGCAATCCGAAATCGAAGATATTATCTTCAAAATGCGGCAATCTCTGCGTCCGACATCTTTTGATCAAGAGCGGCTTCCACTGGCTCAAACCTTATATTCGTGGCTCATTCAACCTACGCAGGCGGACTTAGAGAAGGCTCAAATTAAAACGATCGCGTTTGTACTTGATGGCTCGCTCCGCAATATTCCGATGGCAGCCCTGCATAACGGACAACGCTATCTCATCGAAGACTATCGAATTGCAGTGACCCCAAGTTTGCAGCTTTTTGCAAGTCCAGAACCGAAAAATACGCAAGCTTTAATCGCAGGATTAAGCAAACCTGTGCAAGATGAAGATCCACTGCCAGGCGTTCAGCAAGAAGTTGAGCAAATTCGCTCAATGCTACCCTCAAAGGTTCTACTCAATGAAACCTTTACTACTCGATCGTTTAAGACAACCACAGAAGACTCTCCTTTCTCGATCGTACATCTTGCCACTCATGGGCAATTTAGCTCCAATCCAGACGATACTTTTCTCTTAACTTGGGATGGTCGCATTAACTTAGAAGAACTGAGAACTATCTTGAACAATCGCGAGCTAGAACAATCCACATCTATTGATTTACTCATTTTAAGTGCCTGCCAAACGGCTCAAGGTGATCGTCGTTCTGCGATCGGTCTTGCGGGTGTCGCAGTTCGTTCTGGCGCTAGCAGCACCCTTGCAAGCTTATGGACAGTAAACGATACATCAACGACATCGTTTATGATTGAATTCTATAAATCTTTCCTCAGCACTGAGAAGCCCTCTAAAGCAGAAGCTGTTCGTCAAGCCCAACTGAAACTCCTACAGAGAGCGGAGTTTCGTCATCCTTACTACTGGGCATCTTTTGTTTTAGTAGGAAGATGGATATAA
- a CDS encoding arsenosugar biosynthesis-associated peroxidase-like protein has product MQLQVRGVKTYAWHRKVVYHLAHPFPRVAMQTYYNPEHLPNFGKIGEGNPELAEKFFAYYNSVFEEGALSKREKALIAIAVAHTVQCPYCIDAYTKECLQQGADLEQMTEAVHVATAIRGGASLIHGLQMLDQVNKLAM; this is encoded by the coding sequence GTGCAACTCCAAGTTCGAGGGGTGAAAACCTACGCTTGGCACAGAAAAGTTGTCTATCACCTAGCTCATCCGTTTCCGAGAGTTGCAATGCAGACCTATTACAATCCTGAACACTTACCAAATTTTGGCAAAATTGGCGAAGGCAATCCAGAACTCGCAGAAAAGTTTTTTGCCTACTACAATTCAGTTTTTGAAGAAGGTGCATTGTCGAAGCGGGAAAAAGCGTTAATCGCGATCGCAGTTGCTCACACGGTTCAATGTCCCTACTGCATTGATGCCTACACCAAAGAATGCTTACAGCAAGGCGCAGACCTAGAACAAATGACCGAAGCAGTTCATGTTGCGACTGCAATTCGAGGCGGAGCTTCATTAATCCACGGTTTGCAAATGTTGGATCAAGTGAACAAACTCGCAATGTAA
- a CDS encoding two-partner secretion domain-containing protein, with protein sequence MKKIPCSLVLCGVLTYGLATAQKLQAQIIPDATLPQSSIVNQETITGGTASGATLFHSFQTFSIPTGGVAQFLPNAGIQNIVTRVTGTERSQINGLLSIQGQANLFFLNPNGITFGQDARLDINGSFIASTADSWTFSNGGEFSARTPQAPPLLRMSTPIGLQFGTRPGSIINQARLALPPLRMLGFAGGDIRFDQGSYTSLGGNIFLMSAIAPGTVCIAPDLSLGESSLMSLGKIELSGTSAVNVGGLRGGAVQIRGGDVIVRDQARIFSDTVGAIDGRDIEIQAHQFRLQDRAVVRAFTVGTGTGGDITVQAKDTITLTGAGYEAFDRNYLKVPFDRTVQPNNLESAILAGTFGQGNAGNLTLEARQVRLENGAVLGNPTQGAGAGGDLTMRVAESIDVTSSGIGTTAIDRGKAGDLSIQTGSLRLNRTGVITAITLGDGDSGRITIHATDDVIVNGGVRDGFLPSYIATTTISDKGNAGNLEINARRIQIENGGTISTSSGSAVVDRIFVSSGTSGNLTLNASEEIRLDGIGLNRDSASLIATNTFGSANAGNIHLNTRRFVSLGQSFVVASTFASGQGGTITVNALDSINIVGQPSDSFGIGTYSGKSSFLTISQLPTATGAAGDVRLSTSQLSIQNNGRINVDSIGSGNAGTIQVNANVIRLENAGITATTNSGGKGNIDLRSQLILLRNGSQITTRADNSDGGNIDIKTGVLAAIPKENSDITANAKRQGGAINITAQGIFGFQQSRSLTSKSEITASSEIKGLDGTVTLTTFGTEPNVTAELPVTVMENSARIAQTCARFAKTSQFVMTERGGLEPSISEVVQSTPIWRDERDGKAIEHGSEQSAIVEATQWIRQSDGTIALVAAAPYPQTTIDCSAGESK encoded by the coding sequence ATGAAAAAGATACCGTGTTCTCTCGTCTTATGTGGCGTATTGACTTACGGGCTTGCAACGGCTCAAAAGTTACAGGCTCAAATTATTCCAGATGCGACACTGCCCCAGTCTTCGATCGTCAATCAAGAGACCATCACAGGCGGGACTGCTTCAGGAGCAACGCTTTTTCACAGTTTTCAAACGTTTTCAATTCCGACAGGGGGAGTCGCTCAATTTTTACCCAATGCCGGAATTCAGAACATTGTGACTCGCGTGACGGGAACTGAACGATCGCAAATTAACGGCTTACTTTCAATTCAAGGTCAGGCGAATCTTTTCTTTCTCAATCCGAATGGCATCACCTTCGGGCAAGATGCTCGACTCGATATCAATGGGTCATTCATTGCCAGTACGGCTGACAGTTGGACATTCTCCAATGGCGGCGAATTTAGTGCGAGAACTCCGCAAGCTCCACCTTTACTCAGGATGAGTACGCCCATCGGCTTACAGTTTGGCACTCGTCCAGGGAGCATTATCAATCAAGCCAGGCTAGCTCTTCCACCCTTGCGAATGCTTGGATTCGCAGGCGGAGACATTCGGTTCGATCAGGGGAGCTACACCAGCCTTGGCGGCAATATTTTTCTGATGAGCGCGATCGCTCCTGGGACGGTTTGCATCGCACCCGATTTGAGCCTGGGAGAAAGTAGTCTCATGTCACTTGGCAAGATTGAACTGTCAGGAACATCCGCAGTGAATGTAGGTGGATTGCGAGGAGGAGCCGTTCAGATTCGGGGCGGGGATGTAATCGTACGCGATCAAGCGAGAATTTTCTCGGATACGGTTGGCGCGATCGACGGTCGAGACATTGAGATTCAAGCCCATCAATTTAGACTTCAAGATCGGGCTGTAGTTCGAGCCTTTACGGTCGGCACTGGTACTGGAGGAGATATTACAGTGCAGGCGAAAGATACTATCACACTCACCGGAGCAGGCTATGAAGCTTTTGATCGGAACTATCTCAAGGTTCCTTTCGATCGCACTGTGCAACCGAACAACTTAGAAAGTGCGATCTTAGCGGGAACCTTTGGTCAGGGAAACGCAGGCAATCTCACTCTGGAAGCGCGACAGGTCAGATTAGAAAATGGGGCAGTGCTTGGCAATCCGACTCAGGGAGCAGGCGCAGGCGGAGATTTAACAATGCGGGTGGCTGAGAGCATTGATGTGACTAGCTCTGGAATTGGCACAACGGCAATCGATCGCGGCAAAGCCGGAGATCTCTCAATTCAGACAGGCAGTTTGCGCTTAAATCGTACCGGGGTTATTACCGCAATTACGCTGGGTGACGGAGATAGTGGAAGGATTACGATTCATGCAACGGATGACGTAATCGTTAATGGGGGAGTCAGAGATGGTTTTTTGCCATCGTACATTGCCACCACGACAATTTCTGACAAGGGCAATGCCGGAAATTTAGAGATCAATGCTCGACGCATTCAGATTGAAAACGGTGGCACGATTTCAACTTCAAGTGGATCAGCCGTGGTCGATCGCATTTTTGTCAGTTCTGGAACGAGCGGAAATCTTACCCTCAATGCTTCCGAAGAGATTCGGCTAGACGGCATTGGATTAAACCGAGACTCTGCCAGTCTAATCGCGACTAATACATTTGGCAGTGCGAACGCAGGCAATATTCATCTCAATACTCGGCGCTTCGTGAGCCTGGGTCAGAGTTTCGTCGTGGCTTCTACATTTGCATCGGGACAAGGCGGCACAATTACGGTCAATGCTTTAGATTCCATCAATATTGTTGGGCAACCGAGTGATTCCTTTGGAATTGGGACGTACTCCGGCAAGTCATCTTTTCTCACTATCTCCCAATTGCCGACGGCAACGGGCGCAGCAGGAGATGTGAGACTCTCCACTTCACAACTATCGATTCAGAATAACGGACGAATTAATGTTGACAGTATTGGCAGTGGCAATGCCGGAACGATTCAGGTGAATGCGAATGTCATTCGATTAGAGAATGCCGGAATTACTGCGACCACGAATTCTGGAGGAAAAGGCAATATTGATCTGCGATCTCAGTTGATTCTGCTGAGAAATGGTAGCCAAATTACAACTAGGGCAGACAATTCGGATGGCGGCAACATCGATATCAAGACAGGTGTTTTGGCAGCGATTCCCAAAGAAAATAGCGACATCACTGCAAATGCTAAACGGCAAGGCGGAGCAATCAACATTACAGCTCAAGGAATCTTTGGCTTCCAGCAAAGTCGATCGCTGACCTCAAAAAGTGAGATTACGGCAAGTTCTGAGATCAAGGGTCTTGATGGAACAGTCACCTTAACGACTTTTGGAACTGAGCCAAACGTGACGGCTGAACTCCCTGTTACCGTGATGGAGAATTCTGCCCGGATTGCTCAAACTTGTGCAAGATTTGCCAAAACCAGTCAGTTTGTAATGACAGAACGAGGAGGATTAGAGCCTTCGATCAGTGAAGTTGTGCAATCGACTCCCATCTGGCGAGATGAACGAGATGGCAAGGCTATTGAACATGGGAGCGAACAATCTGCGATCGTCGAAGCAACTCAATGGATTCGACAATCCGATGGCACGATCGCACTGGTTGCTGCTGCTCCTTATCCTCAAACAACGATAGACTGCTCGGCAGGAGAATCGAAGTGA
- a CDS encoding YifB family Mg chelatase-like AAA ATPase, which yields MLSRVWSASLIGIDAVKVGVEVDVAGGLPAIVVVGLPDAAVQESKERVRTALKNAGFTFPMRRIVINLSPADLRKEGPSFDLPISIGILAATQQIKLDLLEDSLFLGEVLLDGSLRPVAGVLAIAAAAQQLGIKNLIIPADNVREAAVVQNLNVYGFKHLSEVGAFLNDPNGYIPACIDGELELTQGQISAPDLGDVKGQAHARRALEIAAAGGHNLIFVGPPGSGKTMLARRLPGIMPPLQFQEALEVTQIHSVAGLLKDKGALIGVRPFRSPHHSASGTALVGGGSFPRPGEISLAHRGILFLDELTEFRRDVLEFLRQPLEDGNVTISRTRQSVSFPAQFTLVASTNPCPCGFYADTVQACTCSPRAREQYWARLSGPLMDRIDLQVGVNRLKPEEITQQPTGEDSATVRARVQQARDRASVRFKGTSLRCNAEMQSAHLRQWCSLDETTRSLLENAIRRLGLSVRASDRILKVARTIADLAGDEQLQTQHVAEAIQYRTIDRMQ from the coding sequence ATGCTGTCAAGAGTTTGGAGTGCATCACTGATTGGCATTGATGCAGTCAAGGTTGGAGTCGAAGTTGATGTAGCTGGAGGATTGCCTGCAATTGTAGTCGTCGGTCTTCCGGACGCGGCGGTGCAAGAATCAAAAGAACGCGTGAGAACCGCTCTCAAAAACGCCGGATTTACCTTCCCCATGCGTCGCATCGTCATCAACTTATCGCCCGCCGACCTCAGGAAAGAAGGTCCTAGTTTTGATCTTCCCATCAGCATTGGAATCTTAGCCGCGACTCAACAGATTAAGCTTGACTTGCTCGAAGATTCATTGTTCTTAGGAGAAGTACTTTTAGATGGAAGTCTGAGACCCGTCGCAGGAGTTTTGGCGATCGCAGCTGCGGCTCAACAGCTTGGAATTAAGAACTTGATTATTCCGGCGGATAACGTTCGCGAAGCTGCGGTCGTTCAAAATTTGAATGTATATGGTTTCAAGCATCTCTCTGAAGTTGGCGCATTCCTCAATGATCCAAACGGCTATATTCCAGCTTGCATCGACGGCGAATTGGAACTGACACAGGGGCAGATCTCGGCTCCAGATCTCGGCGATGTCAAAGGGCAAGCTCATGCTCGTCGTGCCTTAGAAATTGCTGCTGCGGGCGGACATAACTTAATTTTTGTCGGACCGCCTGGCAGTGGCAAAACCATGCTGGCTCGTAGACTTCCTGGAATTATGCCGCCTTTGCAATTTCAAGAAGCTTTAGAAGTCACACAAATTCACTCTGTTGCAGGCTTGCTGAAAGATAAAGGAGCCTTAATCGGAGTTCGACCGTTTCGGAGTCCGCATCATTCAGCTTCAGGGACAGCTTTAGTCGGTGGGGGGAGCTTTCCTCGTCCGGGCGAAATTTCATTAGCTCATAGAGGCATTCTCTTCTTGGACGAATTGACAGAATTTCGACGAGACGTTTTAGAGTTTCTACGACAGCCACTTGAAGATGGCAATGTCACGATTTCTCGGACTCGTCAATCTGTGTCATTTCCGGCTCAGTTTACATTAGTTGCGAGCACGAATCCTTGTCCTTGTGGATTTTATGCAGATACGGTGCAAGCTTGTACTTGTTCGCCCAGAGCGAGAGAGCAATATTGGGCAAGGTTATCCGGCCCATTGATGGACAGAATTGATTTACAAGTCGGGGTCAACCGTCTCAAGCCAGAAGAAATTACCCAACAACCGACTGGAGAAGATTCCGCAACAGTTCGCGCTAGAGTTCAGCAGGCTCGCGATCGCGCTTCTGTTCGTTTCAAAGGCACTTCTCTACGCTGCAATGCTGAAATGCAAAGCGCGCATCTTCGTCAGTGGTGCAGTTTAGATGAGACAACGCGATCGCTGCTTGAAAATGCAATTCGACGCTTAGGCCTATCTGTTCGCGCCAGCGATCGCATTCTCAAAGTGGCAAGAACGATCGCAGATTTAGCAGGCGATGAGCAGCTACAAACCCAGCATGTTGCAGAAGCGATACAATATCGAACCATCGATCGAATGCAATAA
- a CDS encoding DUF928 domain-containing protein: MNKSTFFLAINLSIPLASLLISLAAPLRAQIEPPEGSPAPTATTSGGTRPTQTCLKSIPKVSQRLMVLNPSKTIGLTRSDQPTLFVYIPRNEAHALEFSLFDEKKRGLYQTTLSIHNQSGLIRVAFPSDAPKLVQGKNYYWTVAVICNIDDRTEDQIIGGWIQHRTLSEDISRLLPIERIELYARKGFWYDAFSEWAMLHQQQPHHPMVKQAWTNLIEAIGLPTSLLP, from the coding sequence ATGAACAAGTCTACTTTTTTTCTGGCTATAAATCTGTCGATTCCACTAGCAAGTCTGTTGATTTCACTAGCAGCTCCACTCCGCGCCCAAATCGAGCCACCCGAAGGTTCGCCTGCCCCTACTGCAACCACAAGCGGTGGAACTCGTCCAACCCAAACCTGCCTCAAATCCATCCCGAAAGTCTCTCAAAGGCTGATGGTCCTGAATCCTAGTAAAACAATCGGATTGACTCGTTCAGATCAGCCAACGCTTTTCGTTTATATTCCTCGCAACGAAGCGCACGCGCTTGAGTTTAGCCTCTTCGATGAAAAAAAGCGCGGACTTTATCAAACGACGCTCTCGATTCACAATCAATCCGGTTTAATTCGTGTAGCATTCCCGAGCGATGCGCCTAAGCTTGTTCAAGGAAAAAACTACTATTGGACAGTCGCGGTGATTTGTAATATCGACGATCGCACTGAAGATCAAATCATCGGGGGCTGGATTCAACATCGCACTCTGTCTGAGGATATTTCCCGGCTTCTGCCCATTGAGCGCATCGAACTGTATGCAAGAAAGGGCTTCTGGTACGACGCTTTCTCAGAATGGGCAATGCTCCACCAACAACAGCCTCATCATCCGATGGTGAAGCAGGCTTGGACGAATTTGATTGAAGCGATCGGCTTACCGACCTCATTACTGCCTTAA
- a CDS encoding two-partner secretion domain-containing protein, whose product MKKILGFPVSFCSFLPLLSGSQTLLAQIVPDATLSQPSIVNNNTIQGGTRSGTALFHSFKEFSIPTDSQAQFLPDAQVQNIILRVTGNQRSLIDGTLSVNGTANLFFLNPNGITFGQNARLAINGSLIASTADSWTFSNGSEYSARNPQAPPLLTISTPIGLQFGARPGNIVHQANLSLPPGKILGFAGGEIRLDNASLNSPSGTIFLVSAMQSGTLQLLTTGLGETNIEQFGNIELSGASAIDASGLGGGAVQIRGNQVTLRDQATIFSDTIGAIDGRDIEIQSNQFSLQDRAFVRAFTVGSGSGGNLSIRAKDAIALTGMGYPAFEQNLLGNYLFGNLDPRTVESAILTGTAGSARGGNLTISTPQLSLKEGSAIVDLTQASGAGGNLSVRGADTIEVISSSLGTLASGDGKSGDVQIQTRRLNVSNTGIITSGTIGSGNSGNLTITADTVKVSGAFPQGVVASNIVTSTLAGTGNAGNLTINARQIHIENGASIVSESGVNLGGSVLVSSGKGGNVILNASDEIRLSGVGLPQSPNSSISTLTFGTAQAGDIYINTRRLLIFDQSLIEASSLTFGKGGNITINASESIQIVGNLNRVIGINTNAEGGEPFTNTNSAGNIRLRTSKLSLSNLGQISVSSFGKGATGSIDVQADTIELNNSRISATTRAGSKGNIGIQAQNIVLRNGSKIQTDAGDSDGGNIDLQTKILLAIPLENSDITADAQAGRGGNINIKTQGIFGFQLGSASDFSDVNASSGLGLDGTVKLTTFAQEPTIRSNLPNGMVDRSTQIAPTCAKVATTSQFVVTQRSGLEPNVNEAVQSTPVWIDVRGERSHKILQESAPEITEASGWVKRADGEIMLVSESANRPILNPCLIPARADSAP is encoded by the coding sequence ATGAAAAAGATACTCGGCTTTCCAGTCTCATTCTGTTCATTTCTACCCTTACTTTCAGGCTCTCAAACATTACTCGCTCAGATTGTTCCTGATGCAACACTGTCTCAACCTTCGATCGTGAACAACAATACGATTCAAGGTGGAACACGCTCTGGAACAGCCCTCTTTCACAGCTTTAAAGAGTTCTCAATTCCAACAGATAGCCAAGCTCAGTTTCTCCCCGATGCTCAAGTTCAAAACATTATTTTGCGCGTCACAGGCAATCAGCGATCGCTCATTGATGGCACGCTCTCAGTCAATGGCACCGCTAATCTCTTCTTTCTCAATCCCAATGGCATCACCTTCGGGCAGAATGCTCGCTTGGCAATCAATGGCTCTCTGATTGCCAGTACCGCCGATAGCTGGACTTTCTCCAATGGCAGCGAATACAGTGCCAGAAACCCTCAGGCTCCCCCACTTCTCACGATTAGCACGCCTATCGGCTTACAGTTTGGCGCTCGTCCAGGAAACATTGTCCATCAAGCTAACCTCTCGCTTCCTCCTGGAAAAATACTCGGATTCGCAGGCGGAGAGATTCGGCTCGACAATGCGAGCTTAAACAGTCCGAGTGGCACGATTTTCTTAGTCAGTGCGATGCAATCAGGCACGCTGCAACTGCTGACAACGGGGCTTGGAGAAACGAACATCGAACAGTTTGGCAATATTGAGCTATCAGGAGCGAGTGCGATCGATGCCAGCGGTTTAGGGGGTGGAGCGGTTCAGATTCGAGGTAATCAAGTAACATTGCGCGACCAAGCTACGATTTTCTCGGATACGATCGGTGCGATCGACGGTCGAGACATTGAGATTCAGTCCAATCAATTTAGCCTGCAAGATCGTGCTTTCGTTCGAGCCTTTACGGTTGGCTCTGGAAGTGGGGGGAATTTATCGATTCGAGCCAAAGATGCGATCGCACTTACTGGCATGGGCTATCCAGCTTTTGAGCAGAACCTTTTAGGAAATTACCTGTTTGGCAATCTCGATCCGCGTACTGTAGAGAGTGCAATTTTGACAGGAACCGCCGGATCTGCGCGAGGGGGCAATCTGACGATCTCAACTCCACAACTCAGCCTGAAAGAAGGATCTGCAATCGTCGATCTCACACAAGCATCAGGCGCAGGAGGAAATTTATCAGTTCGAGGAGCAGATACGATCGAGGTCATCAGTTCTTCACTTGGAACGCTCGCCAGTGGAGATGGAAAATCTGGAGATGTCCAGATTCAAACCAGACGCTTGAACGTAAGTAACACGGGAATTATTACGTCCGGGACGATCGGGTCAGGAAATAGCGGAAATCTAACGATTACTGCCGATACAGTCAAGGTCAGTGGCGCATTTCCTCAAGGGGTCGTCGCATCCAATATTGTCACGTCTACTCTGGCAGGAACAGGGAACGCAGGCAACTTAACGATCAATGCTCGGCAAATCCACATTGAGAATGGAGCCTCGATCGTCAGCGAAAGTGGCGTGAATCTCGGAGGCAGCGTTTTGGTCAGTTCTGGAAAAGGGGGGAACGTCATTCTCAATGCATCGGATGAAATTCGCTTATCAGGAGTCGGTCTACCTCAAAGTCCGAATAGTTCAATCTCGACGCTGACATTTGGGACAGCCCAAGCAGGAGACATTTATATCAACACTCGTCGGCTCCTGATTTTCGATCAAAGCTTGATCGAGGCTTCGAGTTTGACTTTCGGCAAAGGCGGAAACATTACGATTAATGCCTCTGAATCCATCCAAATTGTGGGAAATCTCAATCGTGTGATTGGAATTAATACGAATGCTGAAGGAGGTGAGCCGTTCACGAACACCAATTCGGCTGGAAATATTAGACTTCGCACGTCCAAACTCTCACTGAGCAATCTTGGACAAATTAGTGTCTCAAGTTTTGGAAAAGGGGCAACTGGATCAATTGATGTGCAGGCAGATACGATCGAACTCAACAACAGTCGAATCAGCGCCACAACTCGCGCAGGCAGCAAAGGCAATATCGGAATTCAGGCACAAAATATTGTGCTGAGAAACGGCAGCAAGATTCAAACCGATGCAGGAGATTCGGATGGTGGCAACATTGATCTTCAAACCAAAATTCTGTTGGCAATTCCATTAGAAAATAGTGACATTACAGCAGACGCACAGGCAGGTCGGGGCGGCAATATCAATATCAAGACTCAAGGCATTTTTGGTTTTCAGCTAGGAAGTGCCTCTGATTTCAGTGATGTCAATGCGAGTTCTGGACTTGGGCTAGATGGCACAGTCAAGCTCACAACTTTTGCACAGGAACCTACGATTAGAAGTAATTTGCCGAATGGCATGGTCGATCGTTCGACTCAAATTGCTCCAACTTGTGCAAAGGTCGCAACCACCAGTCAGTTTGTCGTCACACAGCGAAGTGGCTTAGAACCCAATGTGAATGAAGCGGTGCAATCAACTCCAGTATGGATAGACGTCCGAGGTGAGCGATCGCACAAAATACTTCAAGAATCTGCCCCTGAAATTACAGAAGCATCCGGATGGGTGAAGCGAGCCGATGGAGAGATTATGTTAGTCTCAGAATCGGCAAATCGCCCAATTCTGAATCCCTGTTTGATTCCTGCTCGTGCTGATTCGGCTCCATGA